A portion of the Calothrix sp. 336/3 genome contains these proteins:
- a CDS encoding WGR domain-containing protein: MAEEKTYLELSEADGGSHKFYEVIVKDTELIIRYGRIGDSGRIQSKVYPSAEKAQAEAKKKINEKLKGGYEVAIAGVRQKRKITRRAVTSSVSSAKQAPILWKFKSQSSAFGIFIDANRCWVGNQSGEVFALNPQGEVINQFQLPDGVKCLVADDAWIYAGCDDGNVYDLTGKLPRLAYKIDENVDIYWLDIKDGLLAVSDGNGGLTTIDHDDESQWTRLSQGNSGWMVRCDSDGVYHGHSSGVTMYDYQEGRVLWHQKTKGAVLFGWQEASTVYAGASDRKVYSFSKKGEVGAVYSCNAPVYSCAATLDGKYLFAGDNSSSLYCFQDSGELLWKLGTGCGSALSMQFFDHRVYIVTTDGTLACIDASPSAIAAAQEGKIPQATVIKAPNQKGIAPSAELQLAAPAEVAQGVIVECYREGSKLRIRAVSPGYNPNWRVQFPRDIRVEGDRYLVQELRESGSGGFYRVFGDIKKLVD; the protein is encoded by the coding sequence ATGGCTGAAGAAAAGACATATTTAGAGCTTTCTGAGGCTGACGGAGGCTCCCATAAATTTTACGAAGTTATAGTTAAAGATACCGAATTAATTATTCGATATGGTCGGATTGGGGACTCCGGGCGAATTCAGAGCAAGGTTTATCCTAGCGCAGAGAAGGCACAAGCGGAAGCAAAAAAGAAAATTAACGAGAAGCTCAAAGGTGGTTACGAAGTAGCGATCGCGGGAGTACGTCAAAAACGCAAAATCACACGACGTGCTGTTACTAGTAGCGTATCTTCGGCAAAACAGGCACCAATTTTGTGGAAATTCAAATCCCAATCGTCAGCTTTCGGGATATTTATCGACGCAAATCGTTGTTGGGTAGGCAATCAATCTGGGGAGGTTTTTGCACTCAATCCTCAAGGTGAAGTAATTAATCAGTTTCAATTACCTGATGGTGTGAAGTGTTTAGTTGCTGATGATGCTTGGATTTATGCGGGTTGTGATGACGGCAATGTTTATGATTTGACAGGGAAATTACCACGTTTAGCATACAAAATTGATGAAAACGTCGATATCTATTGGCTAGATATTAAAGATGGGTTACTAGCTGTCTCCGATGGAAATGGAGGATTAACAACAATCGATCATGATGATGAATCCCAATGGACTCGGTTGAGTCAGGGGAATTCCGGTTGGATGGTGCGGTGCGACTCTGATGGGGTTTACCACGGACATAGTAGTGGTGTGACGATGTATGATTACCAAGAAGGTCGTGTGCTGTGGCATCAAAAAACCAAAGGTGCAGTATTATTTGGTTGGCAAGAAGCCTCAACTGTGTATGCTGGTGCAAGCGATCGCAAGGTCTATAGTTTTAGCAAAAAAGGTGAAGTGGGTGCAGTTTATTCATGTAATGCTCCCGTATATTCCTGTGCTGCTACCCTTGATGGTAAATATCTATTTGCAGGTGATAACAGTTCCTCCCTTTACTGCTTCCAAGATTCAGGAGAACTACTATGGAAACTGGGTACCGGTTGCGGTTCAGCCCTTTCTATGCAATTTTTTGATCACCGTGTCTATATAGTTACCACCGATGGTACCTTAGCCTGTATTGATGCTAGCCCCAGCGCGATCGCCGCAGCTCAAGAAGGTAAGATTCCCCAAGCTACAGTCATTAAAGCACCGAATCAAAAAGGTATAGCCCCCTCGGCGGAATTACAATTGGCTGCACCTGCTGAAGTTGCCCAAGGAGTAATAGTTGAATGCTACCGCGAAGGTAGTAAATTGAGAATTCGGGCTGTATCTCCCGGATATAACCCTAACTGGAGAGTTCAGTTCCCCAGGGATATCCGCGTCGAAGGCGATCGCTATTTGGTACAAGAATTGCGAGAATCAGGTAGTGGAGGTTTTTATCGAGTCTTTGGGGATATCAAAAAATTAGTCGATTGA
- a CDS encoding cupin domain-containing protein translates to MSEETVCNDSQLSQQSPQTLTELIVIRPDSETLNRSSLPNFVGISANTVGAKAIAMYLTIIPPGAIAEPHLHPEHETGIYLLKGRVELRYGEGLSQCQICEAGDFIFTPPGIPHQPRNLSATEPVYVLAARNDADEVEKVVPYNLEKEKSVSE, encoded by the coding sequence ATGAGCGAAGAAACAGTATGCAATGATTCCCAACTCAGTCAGCAATCGCCTCAAACGCTAACTGAATTAATCGTCATCCGTCCCGACTCCGAAACCTTAAATCGCAGCAGCTTGCCTAATTTTGTTGGTATCTCTGCGAACACAGTCGGAGCAAAGGCGATCGCCATGTATCTCACAATTATTCCTCCTGGAGCGATCGCCGAACCCCATTTGCATCCAGAACATGAAACTGGAATTTATCTGCTTAAGGGTCGAGTTGAACTCAGGTATGGAGAAGGACTCAGCCAATGTCAAATTTGTGAAGCGGGAGATTTCATTTTCACCCCTCCCGGTATTCCCCATCAACCTCGAAATTTGAGCGCAACGGAACCTGTTTACGTGTTAGCTGCACGCAACGATGCAGATGAGGTCGAGAAAGTTGTCCCCTACAATCTGGAGAAAGAAAAATCAGTAAGTGAATGA
- a CDS encoding GNAT family N-acetyltransferase, translating to MIPVPEIFTTPRLILRRSCLEDAEAIFEYASDPQVIHYMDYRPRTDINDVIKSITNHPLLWNQGKEFIWIITVKPDDRAIGTIACCVEGHMADFGYLLNRKYWGNGYATEAGNTVVDWLMSIPEIYRVWATCDTENLLSARVLEKIGLVREGILRSHTIRPNISPIPRDVFIYAKVR from the coding sequence ATGATTCCAGTACCTGAAATATTCACGACACCAAGGCTAATTTTGCGTCGTTCTTGCCTTGAGGATGCAGAGGCTATTTTTGAGTATGCGAGCGACCCTCAAGTAATACACTATATGGATTATCGTCCTCGTACAGACATTAACGATGTGATTAAATCTATTACAAATCATCCCTTACTTTGGAACCAAGGAAAAGAATTTATTTGGATTATTACCGTGAAACCTGATGACCGAGCAATTGGTACGATCGCTTGTTGTGTAGAAGGACACATGGCGGATTTTGGCTATTTACTCAATCGCAAGTATTGGGGAAATGGATATGCAACAGAAGCAGGAAATACTGTTGTTGACTGGTTAATGAGTATCCCGGAAATTTACCGAGTTTGGGCAACTTGCGATACAGAAAATCTCCTATCAGCAAGGGTTTTAGAGAAAATTGGTTTAGTGCGTGAGGGGATTTTACGTTCTCATACAATTCGTCCTAATATCTCACCAATTCCAAGGGATGTGTTTATTTATGCAAAAGTACGTTAA
- the rsgA gene encoding ribosome small subunit-dependent GTPase A yields MNLELWGWNDFFANHFTPYHHQGFSVARVVIECRNSYILQSENAELSAEVTGKLRYRANKRQDFPAVGDWVVIRVREKEKTATIHEILPRKSKFSRKASGAETTEQIVATNIDTVFLVSGLDGDFNPRRIERYLILAWESGANPVIVLNKADICPNLEECLAEVESVALGVPIITISAATSQGLEALQTYLQPGQTVALLGSSGVGKSTITNQLLGETVQTVQTVRQGDNRGKHTTTHRELLRLPNRGLIIDTPGMRELQMWSGDEGISGSFADIEELAQQCRFRDCQHKHEPGCAVRQALQDGSLDASRFANYQKLQREIKYMETKQDQREYIAEKEKWKKITKAMRNYHKG; encoded by the coding sequence ATGAATTTGGAATTATGGGGTTGGAATGATTTTTTTGCCAACCACTTTACACCCTACCATCACCAAGGATTTTCGGTGGCTAGGGTTGTAATTGAGTGCAGAAATAGTTACATTCTGCAAAGTGAAAATGCTGAATTATCGGCGGAAGTTACAGGTAAATTACGCTACCGTGCAAACAAACGCCAAGATTTTCCCGCAGTCGGCGATTGGGTTGTGATCCGCGTCAGGGAAAAGGAAAAAACCGCAACTATCCACGAGATTTTACCCCGCAAAAGCAAATTTTCCCGTAAAGCATCTGGTGCGGAAACCACAGAGCAAATAGTAGCCACCAACATCGATACGGTATTTTTAGTGTCTGGTTTGGATGGTGACTTTAACCCCAGACGCATCGAGCGCTATCTAATTCTGGCATGGGAAAGCGGAGCCAATCCTGTAATTGTTCTCAACAAAGCCGATATCTGCCCCAACTTGGAGGAATGTTTGGCAGAAGTTGAGTCAGTTGCTTTAGGTGTACCAATTATCACTATTAGTGCAGCCACGAGTCAAGGATTAGAAGCACTTCAAACATACTTGCAACCGGGACAAACCGTAGCTTTATTGGGTTCTTCCGGGGTAGGTAAATCAACGATTACCAACCAACTCCTGGGTGAAACGGTACAGACAGTCCAAACGGTGCGTCAGGGGGATAATCGCGGGAAACATACTACCACCCATCGGGAATTGCTCCGACTACCCAACAGAGGATTAATAATCGATACTCCAGGGATGCGCGAATTACAGATGTGGAGTGGGGACGAAGGTATATCGGGAAGCTTTGCAGACATTGAGGAATTAGCACAGCAATGTCGTTTTCGCGACTGCCAACACAAACATGAACCGGGTTGCGCGGTACGACAAGCTTTGCAGGATGGGAGTTTGGATGCATCGCGGTTTGCAAATTACCAAAAATTACAGAGGGAAATTAAGTACATGGAAACAAAACAAGACCAAAGGGAATATATTGCCGAAAAGGAGAAATGGAAAAAGATAACTAAAGCGATGCGAAACTATCACAAAGGCTGA